In Felis catus isolate Fca126 chromosome B1, F.catus_Fca126_mat1.0, whole genome shotgun sequence, the sequence GTCAACAGTCCTCAGGTCTATACTACTGTACAGGTACTTAGCTCAGTTTTGGTCCAGAATTTTACAAATCTGAATTGTTGGGGTATATTATATATTCGAAGAAATTagaatatttcagaaattttatataaaaatacttcttttttttccgtAAGTCTGTCTATTCATGCTTAGAGGTAAAAATTTTAGCTCTGAAATAATtccaaattaaaaactcatttatttgATGTTATTTTAGTAGCAGCCTTTCTtgggaaaaataatattcttaccTTTGCTGTTTTGTGTCTTTCATTTTTGCAGGAGCTGACCAGTGCTTTGGTGCATATAAAACTGCACCTTTTCATCCAGATCTTTACGCTTGCATTCTTCCCAGCAACAATATGGCTTTTTCTTCAGCTTTTATCAATCACACCCATCAATGAGTGGCTTTTGAAAGGGTACgtttaaatattttgaagggcccacttttcaacatttttatttatttttgggacagagagagacagagcatgaacgggggaggggcagagagagagggagacacagaatcggaaacaggctccaggctccgagccatcagcccagagcctgacgcggggctcgaactcacggaccgcgagatcgtgacctggccgaagtcggacgcttagccgactgtgccacccaggcgccccttgaagggCCCACTTTTAATGAGGCATCTGTAGTGACGTTATTGTTTCTGTGGCAACTATATACAAAAGGGCTTATGTGTGGTAtcttataaggaaaaaagaacactttaaaaattattatccctgaaaaattttttaagttatttatttatttattttgagagagacagagatagcacaaataggggaggggcagagagagagagagagagagagagagagagagagagagaatcccaagcaagctccatgctgccagtacagagctggagccggggcttgaactcatgaagccatgccaactgaaccacccaggtgcccctaaaaattattATCCTTTAAAATGATAGTGTTCATCAAGAAGGTTCATCAAAGAATTTTAtaacacaatcttttttttttctttctgatttctaaGGGTTTTATtagtaaattgttttaaattgtaacttcacggcgcctgggtggctcactctgttgagcgtctgactttggcttaggtcatgatttctctgtttgtgggttcgagccccaccttgggctctatgctgacagctcagagcctggagcctgcttcagattccgtgtctccctctctctctgcacctcctctgctcgcattctctctctcaaaaataaataaacattaaaaaaaattgtagtttcAGTATATTTAAcctacagtgtgatattagtttcaggtatacagtatagtgatttgacaattaaagtttatttatttattttgagagagagagagagagagagaggcaggggcagagagagggaaagagaggatatcaagcaggctccacattgtcagcgtggagcccattgtggggctcgaactcatgaaccgcgaaattatgatctaagccaaaattaagagttgaacacttaacaactgagccacctacgcatccagtgatttgacaattctatatattacccAGTGATCATCaaagtaagtgtactcttaattatAACacaatcttaaaatgtttaatcttAAGGTTCTGGGATGGATACTGTTCTGGAAGTTTTAAAGAGCTGTGTTGGGAGAAAGATGGAAGGGACTAGAAGATGTAAGATATGGGTGCATGTGTATAATGTAGGTCATCAGTTGGGCACTTTAACTTGTATATTCTATATCTTGCCAAATGTAGGCAGATAGTGGCTGAATATAAGTATTTTAGaagtacaggaaagaaaaaaatatataaggagcaAACATTTACCTTTTTACTTGTTCTGTTTATGTTTGCTATGACAGTTGAATTAACAAGATTTTTATTAGACACTTTTCTTCCATAAAAATGCCATCATGTTTATTCAAAggatttaatgaatttaaaaaaattatttgaagtggTTTAAAACTAACTACAATTTAGTAGCATGGTATAATAGTTAAAATACTGAACTTGGAGTCTGGAGGTTGCTTTCTGACCCCGTCCCCAACTGAAGAAGTCATGTAATAGTCTTGAACCTCAATTTCCCTGCCTATAAATAGTGAGGATAGTCATACTTTTACTGTCTGCTTGATAATAATGTTGAGGATCTCAATTGAgatcacttattcatttattcaagttACTTGTTTAGTTCccactatgtaccaggcattatAATAGGTGTTGGAGAAAGAATAGTGAACAAAAATGGGAAAGTGCAAGTTAGTTTTGCACATTGGGAAGACCTAGGTTGATTGACAATAAAAAAGTAAGTAGATGACCAAGATAGAGATCAGTGATGGGAAGTAAAACACAGTGTGATACAGTTAAAAGTGGTTGGGTAGGTAGGCCAGTGATGAATTTAGATGGCAGAGTTCTCGGGGCAGAATGTTTTAGGCCAAGGAAGTAGAATGTGCAAAGGCTCTAAGGCAGGAACAAGCCTGGTATGTTCTAGGGTCAGGAAAATGACGAGGATGGCCAGATCCTGGAGATACAGAGGAAGAATAATAGGACTTGGAGTTGGTAAGGTAAGCAGGAGTCAGGTCCCACAGAGACTTATAGGTCCTTGGTGAAAGCATTGAAGTATTTTTCTGCATGCAGCAGGAAGCTCCCGGTGGGATTTAAATGAGGGTGTGCCGTGgtctgatttatattttcaaagtagtGCTCTGGCTGCTGCATAGAGAATAGATAgtagaggggctgagagaaaggtaGGAGACCAGTTTGGAGGCTAGTCTGGTAAGGTAGCAGTGCAGTAGAGAGAAACGGACATTGGAGAGTGTATTGTAAATTAGAGCTCTCAGAACCTCTGGGTGGATAGGatgtagagagagaaggacagggagGAATCAAGGATGACTTCTGGGTTTTGGGTGTGAGCCACTGGGTAATTGGTGGCATCATTTACTTAGCTGAGGAGAAACAGAGTAGTATAAGAAGGGGAAATCAAGACTGCTGTCTTGGCCAGATTGAGTTTGAGAGAATGAACATAAAATTTTCAGTGAAAAGCATAAAGTGCCACATAAGTATCATGACATCATTTTAGAGCAGCAAAGTATGATgcatatcttaaaaattttttttatgatgcATATTAAGAGCCAATAGTTACTGAGTGTTTCCCATGAAAAGGGCACTCAAGGAATAGGAAGATATTAACTCATTTTCCTTGTATTCAGGGAATGTCCAGGGTAGTCGGGTATGTGAAAGATATAAAATAGTAATCAACCACAGTGGGGCAGCATATTATTTGTTAGATAAGTAATGTAATAGGTTAAAAGGTAAGAGGTTCAGCAAAGGTTGTGAATTCCTAAAGTagagaattcaaaaataaaacatagtggGAGACAAGAATAAAAAATTTCCTTACAGCCACGTTACAGAAGGTCTGAATTACTGGGCAGAGGAATTTGGGCTGCATCTGTAGATGATGGGAAGTTCTGAAATGCACTAAACAAGAGAATAATGTACTAAAACATGGTCAATAAGAAAGATTAATAGCATCATACTGGGTGTTATTAGAGTTGGGCTTGCAGTCTCAGGAAGCTAAGATACAATTATCACCTCATGATATTAAGCTTAAAGGAGTTTACACTTAGCCTAACTCCCTTACAGAAAGCTTTTCCTAGCTCACTTTTTCTGCGTTCCCCACCCTAGTTTGAGAGTACACAGTATGTTGCTAACTTGAGGGAGTTGCAGACTCTTACCTCAAGGCCATGTTTCAGCCattgcaataaatattttgagcACATCCTCTTTACCTTGCTATGTAAAAGGGAAAGAGTGGAGGTAGAGAGAACATTGAGTAGGCATTTACAAAAATCcaaagttggggaaaaaaaaaacatctgaagGGGGATGATGGCAATACtcatggaaaagaatagaaagttgGTTGTGGTAATATATTGATTTATGAGAAGCAGGTGGAGCCACATGTAACTCCAAAGTTTCAAATTGGATCattaggaaaaacaacaacaacaacaacaacaacaacaacaaactatcccattgaaagaaataagtaaatttagaGATGAAATTGACGTTTTAGAAACTATTAGACATGTTCAGTTAGAGGTGGCAGTCACAGGCAGCTACAATTTGGGGAATGGTGGTTAGGGCTAGAAatgtaaaattgtatatattcatatagatTCAGATTTGAAAATAAGATTGAAAAGAATGCAAGAGAATCAGCAAAAAGTCAGAAGGGGCTGGTTTAAAAGAAAGGAGATAAATTAGCAGGATGAAGTACTATGGCAACCAAAAgaatagaatattttgaaaagcaaGAAGGGAACGAGAATGAATATGGGGAAGAGGATACTGTATTTGGTGAGTAAGAGATCACCTGTTACTTTTTAAGGTTACCACTTTTACTAGTAGAAGGGGCGTAAGTCTGAATCTAGGTGAGTAAAGAGAGAATGAGTTGAGGCCCCGACTAAGAgaatttatcttaaatatttgcaagaaatcaatgagaaaagTGTCTAGAGTAGTATCTGTTACAAATGGTAAATGCTTGGTAAGTATCAGTGATGATAATAGTGATGGTCATAAAGAAGGCTCAGAGACTGGGAATCTAATAGGAAAGACCACTTAAGCATCACTTGGGAAAATAGACCTTAAAAGATATGAATTGAGCTGgaaattctatgaaaaatgtgTGTTCTTGTGTTTTcagtcaaaataaattaaatctttttctttttttcttatttcagaggTAATATAAATTCATTGCATGAAGCTTAGATGATAAATTCTTACGAAAGGGAGTAGAAATATCTGTAATCTGgacttaaaatatgtttaaatcagGCGTTCCGTGTCCTCTATTCCCTCCCTGTATGAACTTTCTACTTTTAGTGAGCTGCTGCTCACCATGTCTAGAATGTATATTCTATCCATCTGGGATGTATATCCATCCTTTAGATGGTAagtaatgttttatatctttggtATTTAGATTTACTACTCCTAGTTTTACAATGTGTTTTCTATTCTAAACTAAGAGAATAGATTTCTTGTCATGATCTGGGGAGTAGACTCATAATTTAGTAAAAACTAAATTTAGAATAGGTACTAGAATTTGCTACTGTTTGAATTCAAGAAGCACATGATCGCGAATATGTTTTTTTATGAGCTGAAAGTTTGAGCATTGTtgtttataattgaaaaaaaaaaaaaaaccctactgataattgcattttctttgattttccagCTTGCAGACAGTAGGCTGCATGCCTCCCCCTGTGTCTTCTGCAGTGATTTTAACCAAGGCAGTTGGTGGAAATGAGGTGAGTCATAGGGCTAAATGCCgtgcttttgttttatattttattttatttttaaattttataatgaagAAGTCATATCACAGAGAATGCATAACTATAGCAGCTTATGAGAGAAGTGTAGGTAGATTCATAAATTAGGATGGTGCTAAAATTAATGATGATGAGTGAAAGTGAGGATTTCAAAGAGAAGAGCAAGGGAGATGAATGAAATAGAGATAGTGAGTTTTCTACCTCGGTGAGAAATTGGGAGACAAAAGAAGCAATCCAAGGAAAGGTACTTTTCATCTAAGACTAATGAGCCAACAACAGCTCTATGGCCATTCCTTAGTTCTTAAAAAGTTTgtagctggggtgcctgggtggctcagtcggttacgcgtctgactttggctcacgtcatggtctgacagtttgtgagttcaagccccacatcaggctctgtgctgatagttcagagcctgctttggattctgtgtctccctctctttctgctcttcccctgattgtgctctttctctctcaaaaataaataaacattttgaaaaattgtagCAAAGTACATTTGTGGAAAAAGGgtccatatacattttttaaaaatttatttttaatgtttatttattattgagagacagagacagagcatgagtgtgggaggggcagagagaaggggagacacagaatccgaagcaggctccaggctctgagctgtcagcacagagcccgacatggggctcaaactcacaaaccgtgagatcatgacctgagcccaagtcggatgcttaaccgactgagccacccaggggccctgggtcCATATACATTTAATGGCAAGTGAAGGcgatataaaaaggagaaatgaggCAGGGTTTCTAAGGTGAGTTCAAAGAGATTATGCAAGTGCTGGGGGACTGGGGTGGAGTGCTTGCGTTTTGAGACAGCAGTCATCCATTTCAGGGGCTACACAGAGGTGGCTCCTCTTGGCTGAAAGGTACCACAACCGCATACTGAAGGACTTGGTGGTAGCTTATTCCTCCTTTTCCACTTCCAATTTCTCATTTAGCAAAGAATACTATTGAATGAGGGAAAATATAAGGGAttcctacttcaaaaaaaaaaatatttctacttcaATTCATTCTTAAGATTTTGCtttcttaacatttgtttttattttcatctgctttatttattctgaaaatatttattaagtgtattAAGTGCCtgctatattctttttaaaaataggtttattGAGCTATTGTGGATATTACAATAAACTGCATACATCTAAACAACTTAATGTTTTGATGTCTGTGTACGCCTGTGATACCAtgaccacaatcaagataatgaatgtATCCATCACCCTCAAAACTCTCCTGTGTCCCTTGGtaatccctccctcctgcccttcttAGTGCTCCTCTTccttaggcaaccactgatccatTTTCTGTCCCTGTAGATTAGGTGCGTCTTCTAGACTTTTATACACTGGAGTTATACAGTGTgtacacctttttcttttctggtttcctttATTCAGCGTGATTATTTTGAGAGTCATCTATACTCTATGTATCAATAGTTCAgtccttttattgctgagtattattatttttttatggatatactatagtttgtttatccatttacctgtgtGTGGACGTTGGGCATTTCCCACTTTGGGGCTATGAACAGTGTGTACAAAACTTTAAGTGAATGTgcactttcatttctcttgggaataCTTACAAATGGAATGTTGGGATCATCTGGCGGTGTATGTTTTAGCATCTTTCAACCAAGGCAAGAATTACCAACATATAGTTATAAATCATCTATAAATAGCTTCTGAGGTGGACCATTTCTGTCAATATACAAGCACTCTTCTTGGACCGCAGGTGTATGTTGAACTTTTTCAGAAATTGCCAAACTATCTTCCCAAGTGGTTTTACCATTTTACATCTCAGCCAGCGGTGTCTGAGAGTTCCAGTGCTCCACATCTCGTCAGCACTTGGCATTGTCAGTCTTtataattttagtcattctaatatgtatctagtggtatctcattgtggttttaatttaatttacatttcccagctactaataatgttgagcattaatatttttcatgtgtttacttgctatacatgtcttctttggtgaagtgtaaaatcttttgcctttttttctttgttttaaacgGAGGTGGTTTGTTTTCTTATGAAAAGCTTGCTTTGTGagctttatatattctggatacaagtccttcaTAGATatatgctttgtaaatattttctaccagtctgtagcttgtcttcattttcttaccagtgtcttttgaagagcaggaTGGTAATGAAGGCAGTAAAGGTGGTTGGATTCTGGATGTATTTTGGAGGCACAGGTTATGCTGATGAATTGAATGTGggatatgagagagagagggtgtcaTGAATGACTCTAAGACTTTTGACTGAGGAGCTGAAAGGATGGGGttgctgagggttttttatcatgagtggatgtcagatgctttttctgtatttctgacaaccaccattctgtactggaaataaatcccacttgatagtggtatatgattttttaaaatatactgttggactcagtttgctaatattttgttgaagatttttgcatttatattcatgaaGGTATTGGcctatggttctttttttttggtggtgtctttatctggttttggtatcagggtgatactggcctcagaatggatttggaagtattccttcctcttgtattttttgaaatagtttgagaagaataggtattaactctctttaaatgtttggtagaattttcctgtgaagctgtctggtcctggacttttgttttttgagatttttttgatcactgattcaattttattggtAGGAATTggtctgttcaacttttctatttcttcctcctttagttttggtaggttatatgtttctgtgaatttatccgtttcttctaagttgtctagtttgttggcatataggttttcataatattctgttacaattgtttgtatttctgaggtgttggttgttatttctcctctttcattagtaattttgcttatttgggtcatctctctctcttttttcaatgAGTCTTGCTAgagatttatcagttttgttaatcttttcaaagaactgactcctggtttcattgatcttttctattgtttctttattaaatgatatttaaaacaaagatggaTGAGATTATATGCAGAGAGAGCATTGTTAGAAAAGAGATGAAGTTCAAGTACTGAGCACTGGGACCCTTCAACATTAAGTGGTTAGAATGAGGAGTTaccagcagagggaacagagaaagGCAACAGAttagacagaaggaaaaataggGAGTATCCTGGAAGCCAggtgaaaaaaatgtttgaaggaGGAAGGTATGATCAGCTCTGTCAAAATCTGCTGATATAAGTTTGTATACAATGAATTCTGAGAATTGTCCATTGAATTAAGCTACGTGGAGGTTATTGGTAACTTCAACCAGAGTGGTTTTGTTGGAGTGTAAGGGCAAAAGCTTGTTTGGAATGGGCTcaagaaaaaataggaagaaaggagacagaaggtGTACACAACACTTTTGAGGTCCTTTGCTataaaagggaagagggaaatgaagCTATACTTAAAGAGGGATATGaggtcaagatttttttttttttttttttagtttgtactCATAcccatttttacatttattactaTGTTGCATTCCACCTGGTAGTTACAAATCATAAAATGAGGTAAAAGTgtggtaaataataaaaataggcagTGAAACATTTTTCCATATGCTCACTTCAGCATTATTTCTAAGTAAAACATACCAGAGGAGACAgtacatttcaaaaattatatagcAGTTTTTCGATCTTCTAGAAGAGATAAGAGATACAACTGAAATTTGTCAATAAAAGCTTTAGGAATATTTGCACGTACACATTTACATTCAAGTTGATAACACTAGTAAATTTTGTTTCAATACAAAGTATGTTAAATAGCTCTTAAATTTCAGACATGGTCATATATatgttatttgaaattcttttttatctAGATACAGATCTTGATAATGAATCTCTTGATGATAGATGTGCGGCTAGTTTGTCCCGAAACTCATGAAGATAATTATATTGCTTTACAGTCTGTATTGCCCCAGATCCTCTTAGGTCTCTCAGGCTGTCTATGGCTTGCTCTGGTGAAACTGTGTCAGACAGGTATAGTAGGAGACAAGCGGCTACAAGACAAGATCTTCCAAGTCCTCCATAACAGTGTATTAAGGTTTTCCGGTTATTCTTAAGGCAGATTGCGAGCTCCTCCATTATTTCACAGCAGCTGGCTATGTTAGGAGTCCCTCCATCTGGGATTGGATGATGATGAGTGATAATTCCATACTGATGGTAGAGGTCCAAAAGGTTTGGGACTCTGTATTTTGACAGTTCCCCTCTGGTGCAGAAAACAAATATGTCTTGTATACCACAGCTCTTTAGTTCTTCTGGAAGAGCACACAAACCAAGAAGCTGAGAACAATTCACTCGTGACAGGGGTAGCCATGATATCTGAATTGGAGTCTGTTCATCTTCAATAGGCTCTTCATCTGATGAGTCAAACTCACTTGTTTGCAATGAACTAGGCGGCTTCATCGCTGGCCGCCCCACGTCGTGACCGGCTGCCGCCTCGGTCTAGCAGCACCGGCGCctccaagatttttttaaatacagaagtgACAGTGTGTTTCTGTCATGGTGGGGATTATATAGTTGAGAGGAAGCTGTTGATTTAAGGGAGTGCTGGAGTAATTTATTGGATCAAATGGAAGAGAATGGTATCAGGTTGCATGAGCTTCAGTGGAACTTGGATCATTTATTCATAAGAGTGTGTGGTTAGAGATCCATGAAGATGGGTGGAAAGGGTGCACTTGGGAGTCCTGATGACTTCTCATTCCTTAGGGCTCTTCTGATTTTCTCCGTTCtcttctggttttcatttttttttttttttttcctcagcagcTGAGACTGATGATGGAGTAGGTGGTATTAATGTTTGAGATAAGAGGAGAAAGTGTGCAAATGCCATCTAGGTGAAGAGAGTGAATTAACTGGAGAGTATGGTAGCATTGCTGGAAGCACTAAGGATCTGAGACCCATGGTCGTGCATTTAAAATGAAGCCAGACTTCATCGTTATGTGTTTCTCTTATCTGCATTTAGTTTCTTGGTCCAGGAATGGAATTGACAGAGAGTTGGATTTAACCAGCGTCTCATTATGCTGGGAAGTTCTTTTTAGTTTCCACATCATTACTGAGCTAGAGGAGTTACAGGAGTCTTAGATTAGTGCTTGCTGTgattctctttctattgctttgaGAGAATTTGAGAGGAGGGTCTTTTCAGGACCTAGTGTTAACTGGCTCAAAGTCGtcatttatgtctttctttctgaTGTGACTcctttaagagattttatttatttttttttaaattttttttaacgtttatttttgagacagagagagacagagcatgaatgggagagggtcacagagagagggagacacagaatctgaaacaggctccaggctctgagctgtcggcacagagcccgacgcggggctcgaacccacggaccgtgagatcatgacctgagccgaagtcggacgcttaaccgaccgagccacccaggcgccccccttaaGAGCTTTTAAACTAAAAAACCCTTTTGTTCTCAGATGACTGTTGGCAGAAGTTCAAAGTCCACTCATTTTGTTGACATTAACATATAGCATTAGAGATTGTATATACATGTTCATTCCCCAGTAGATATTTAAATGATTTACATTAATATTGCATGTTAATAATGTTGAATTTATAGATATCTCCTTTGTTTTCTAATGTCATTGGTCTAGTACATAAAtgattatattgtacaccttTATCATTATCAAGCATTTTTGTAGTCCTGGGAGTAAGTTACAAGTTTTCATAGGTATTGAAAATTGAGCTTGCAAAGTCCAGTTGGATCGTATCTTCTGATATGAAATGAGTGGACTTTTTCAATATTTACATCAGATTGTGGAAGAAAGTGATCTGCGAGGAAAGGTATTAGATGATTTTAAGTTTAATGTTTTTCTAAAGTAATGTTAAAAGGTAACTGAATATAAGATTTAGCTGAAGGAAATGTACAGGAAGATTAATCTTTTGTATAATGTATTGGGAAAAATCTAATCTAAGGGTGGAAAGTGAATTTATTGGTCCATGTAAATGAAAAGGtccaggggcgccagggtggctcagtctgggtaagtgtccgacttcggctcaggtcatgatctcactgttcgagagttcaagccccacatcaggctctatgctgacagctcagagtctggaacctgcttcagattctgtgcctccttctctctctgcccctccccctctcacactctgtctctctttctctctcaaaagtaaaaataaacattaaaaaaaattaaaaaaaaaatagaaaaagaacaggtCCAAAAGCAGAATCCACTATCAGGTTCCATCAGGTAAAGGTTTTGATTCTACTTCTCtatgattctctgttctgccttgtacGCAGCAGCTTTATACACCCTTGTGGATTTCAATGTGGTAGGAAAAGTGCTGGGCACATTTCCATGTTGCACTGTCCTTTAAAACTGACTATTCTCTGCAGTGTTTATAACATataagaaaacttttttccttccagattttGTGTTGTTAAACTTGTTTACATTTAGTTTATGctctcatatatttatatattcatctttaatataaatatacacgTGTAGCATATGTTCTGGTGTATTAAAGGAAATGTGAGATTGTGTAGCATATTTGTATTTAATGATTTTGGGGATGAATGCAGATATAGTAGTGTCATTtgggatgattttatttttattttgtgaagttgTTATATAACTTAGGAGGAAGTTTTTTCTGTTACTTATTAGACacctttcattttaaatgctttttccaTAAAACTGTTGATTACCAAAAGGTTTTGTCATGAATTGAAAGTTAGCGCATTCCTTAAACTCACAGCTTGCACTTTGGCAAGAAATAGTCTTGTTACTTCttgttaaagttaaaaaaaagtatctgt encodes:
- the LOC101084703 gene encoding cyclin-dependent kinase inhibitor 3-like, with amino-acid sequence MKPPSSLQTSEFDSSDEEPIEDEQTPIQISWLPLSRVNCSQLLGLCALPEELKSCGIQDIFVFCTRGELSKYRVPNLLDLYHQYGIITHHHPIPDGGTPNIASCCEIMEELAICLKNNRKTLIHCYGGLGRSCLVAACLLLYLSDTVSPEQAIDSLRDLRGSGAIQTVKQYNYLHEFRDKLAAHLSSRDSLSRSVSR